One Halalkalicoccus tibetensis genomic region harbors:
- a CDS encoding ATP-binding protein: protein MTAPPSFESVLLIEDNLGDARLIEEMLREDREDPPVEFRHARSLEAGLDALSSEEPDVLLLDLRLPDSTGLETLETVLDRTATVPVIVLTGMPEARLGMEAVSHGAQDYLVKDDVTPEVLTRAIRYAIERKKTERELRTRTRELAILNQLTRHDIRNDISLVVGRAREVTEYVEPRGQDAVDEIIQSSNHILQLTRTVGDIVETVTDDEEVELHPVVLSQVLATEVEKAQGLYRDVELSIEGEVAGLRVRANDLLSSVVGNLISNAIFYNDKDVPVVTISAEATDETVLVRVADNGPGIPDRRKERIFAEGEQGAASSGMGIGLSLVDRLVTQYDGTIWVEDNDPEGSVFCVELDRV from the coding sequence ATGACCGCTCCCCCTTCCTTCGAGTCGGTGCTCCTGATCGAGGACAACCTCGGCGACGCCCGCCTCATCGAGGAGATGCTACGCGAGGACCGTGAGGATCCGCCGGTCGAGTTCAGACACGCCCGGTCGCTCGAAGCGGGGCTCGATGCGCTCTCGAGCGAGGAACCCGACGTGCTCCTGCTCGACCTCCGGCTCCCCGACAGCACCGGGCTCGAAACCCTCGAAACCGTCCTCGATCGCACCGCGACGGTGCCCGTGATCGTCCTGACCGGGATGCCCGAGGCGCGACTCGGGATGGAAGCGGTCTCGCACGGCGCACAGGACTACCTGGTGAAGGACGACGTCACCCCGGAGGTGCTCACGCGCGCGATCAGATACGCCATCGAGCGAAAGAAGACCGAACGGGAACTCAGAACACGCACGCGCGAGCTCGCCATCCTCAACCAGCTCACCCGCCACGACATCAGGAACGACATCAGCCTCGTCGTCGGTCGGGCCCGTGAGGTCACCGAGTACGTCGAGCCCCGCGGACAGGACGCCGTCGACGAGATCATCCAATCGAGCAACCACATCCTCCAGCTCACCCGTACGGTGGGCGATATCGTCGAGACGGTGACCGACGACGAGGAGGTCGAACTCCATCCCGTCGTCCTCTCGCAGGTGCTCGCGACCGAGGTCGAGAAGGCCCAGGGGTTGTATCGCGACGTCGAACTCTCGATCGAGGGCGAGGTCGCGGGGCTGCGGGTACGTGCGAACGATCTGCTCTCGTCGGTCGTGGGCAACCTCATCAGCAACGCCATCTTCTACAACGACAAGGACGTTCCCGTGGTGACGATCTCGGCCGAAGCGACCGACGAAACGGTCCTCGTTCGGGTCGCGGACAACGGTCCCGGCATCCCCGACCGACGGAAGGAACGCATCTTCGCCGAGGGCGAACAGGGGGCGGCGAGTTCAGGAATGGGGATCGGCCTCTCGCTGGTCGACCGGCTCGTCACCCAGTACGACGGCACGATATGGGTCGAGGACAACGATCCGGAGGGATCGGTCTTTTGCGTCGAGCTCGACCGGGTGTAG
- a CDS encoding polysaccharide deacetylase family protein — protein sequence MRDTTGVHPGRRSFLRSVGAGAAAIGASGFLSGAGAAQEDAEDDEPAGYLSIVYDDSPAEDYEMYQVHREYDAPGCTAACPGLMDSSESWLTTEQLQEMHEFGWEVMSHTVDHRALGEVPIEADIAEGDDRIYAQTNNQGRFEGDPIVVIGEDGEAEGTVAGNGEDDTGLYIELEEPIGESFAADGAVVRYTDEFTEEILADSRTQLEEMVGEGQVTGFIYPYERDDGFVGEVISDYYDAAPRRDGAGGLNSEHDPDPHELSRRYMETDHMDEADIEQFLDNVANEPDYGILAGHSQYETMPPERLEFVLEEAQRRDIEVVTIQEALDVFGVVDAPEEAEEGEEADDDPGDENGGDGAGDDDSEGLIARILSFFRSLFD from the coding sequence ATGAGAGACACCACTGGCGTCCACCCGGGCCGTCGTTCGTTCCTGCGATCGGTCGGCGCCGGCGCGGCGGCGATCGGCGCGTCCGGCTTCCTGTCGGGAGCGGGTGCCGCCCAGGAAGACGCCGAAGACGACGAACCCGCGGGCTACCTCTCGATCGTCTACGACGACAGCCCCGCCGAGGACTACGAGATGTACCAGGTCCACCGGGAGTACGACGCCCCCGGCTGTACCGCGGCCTGCCCGGGCCTGATGGACTCGAGCGAGAGCTGGCTCACCACCGAGCAGCTCCAGGAGATGCACGAGTTCGGCTGGGAGGTCATGTCCCACACCGTCGACCACCGCGCGCTCGGCGAGGTGCCGATCGAGGCCGACATCGCCGAGGGCGACGACCGGATCTACGCCCAGACCAACAACCAGGGCCGGTTCGAGGGCGACCCGATCGTCGTTATCGGCGAGGACGGCGAGGCCGAGGGCACGGTCGCGGGCAACGGCGAGGACGACACGGGTCTGTACATCGAGCTCGAGGAGCCGATCGGCGAGAGCTTCGCCGCCGACGGGGCGGTCGTCCGGTACACCGACGAGTTCACCGAGGAGATCCTCGCGGACTCACGGACCCAGCTCGAGGAGATGGTCGGCGAGGGACAGGTCACCGGTTTCATCTATCCCTACGAGCGCGACGACGGGTTCGTCGGCGAGGTCATCTCCGACTACTACGACGCCGCGCCGCGGCGCGACGGCGCCGGCGGGCTCAACTCCGAGCACGACCCCGACCCCCACGAGCTCTCACGGCGATATATGGAGACCGACCACATGGACGAAGCCGACATCGAGCAGTTCCTCGACAACGTCGCGAACGAGCCCGACTACGGGATCCTCGCGGGTCACAGCCAGTACGAGACCATGCCGCCCGAGCGACTCGAGTTCGTCCTCGAAGAGGCCCAACGGCGCGACATCGAGGTCGTCACGATCCAGGAGGCGCTCGACGTCTTCGGCGTCGTCGACGCGCCCGAAGAGGCCGAGGAAGGGGAGGAGGCGGACGACGATCCCGGGGACGAAAACGGCGGGGACGGGGCGGGCGACGACGACTCCGAGGGACTGATCGCCCGGATCCTCTCGTTCTTCCGGTCGCTGTTCGACTGA
- a CDS encoding glycosyltransferase family 2 protein, whose amino-acid sequence MYNDKTIAAVIPAYNEEPFIGEVLETLPEFIDRAYVIDDRSTDDTWGEIQRKAEAVNDEGETTLDRVVPIRHAENKGVGGAIKTGYLHALDDEMEVTTVIAGDGQTEPDIVERIVKPVAEGKAEYSKGNRLLGSERQDMPLFRQVGNFVLTLITKIASGYWKIMDPQNGSTAISYEALNNVGIEEMYEDYGYPNDLLVRLNAKNMRVADIKRRAVYKDEESSIDYKTYIPKVSGLLLRDFLWRLRVKYLVRDFHPLALFYYVGAASAGAGLLSALKSAIDREGTSRGTSLVLFVLGWLFMLLAMVFDMQESEDLEVLLYD is encoded by the coding sequence ATGTATAACGACAAGACGATCGCCGCCGTCATCCCGGCGTACAACGAGGAGCCGTTCATCGGCGAGGTCCTCGAGACCCTCCCCGAGTTCATCGACCGCGCCTACGTGATCGACGACCGTTCGACCGACGACACGTGGGGCGAGATCCAGCGCAAGGCCGAGGCCGTGAACGACGAGGGCGAGACCACCCTCGACCGCGTGGTCCCGATCCGTCACGCTGAGAACAAGGGCGTCGGGGGCGCGATCAAGACCGGCTATCTCCACGCGCTCGACGACGAGATGGAGGTCACGACCGTCATCGCGGGCGACGGCCAGACCGAACCCGACATCGTCGAGCGAATCGTCAAGCCCGTCGCCGAGGGGAAGGCCGAGTACTCGAAGGGCAACCGTCTTCTCGGGTCCGAACGCCAGGACATGCCGCTGTTCCGCCAGGTGGGCAACTTCGTCCTGACGCTGATCACGAAGATCGCGAGCGGCTACTGGAAGATCATGGACCCCCAGAACGGCTCGACCGCGATCTCCTACGAGGCGCTGAACAACGTGGGGATCGAGGAGATGTACGAGGACTACGGCTACCCCAACGACCTCCTGGTGCGGCTCAACGCGAAAAACATGCGCGTCGCCGACATCAAGCGCCGCGCGGTCTACAAGGACGAGGAGAGCAGCATCGACTACAAGACCTACATCCCGAAGGTCTCGGGGCTCCTCCTCCGGGACTTCCTCTGGCGCCTTCGCGTGAAGTACCTCGTCCGGGACTTCCACCCGCTGGCGCTGTTCTACTACGTCGGCGCGGCCTCGGCGGGCGCCGGACTGCTGTCGGCGCTCAAGTCGGCGATCGACCGAGAGGGGACCTCCCGAGGGACCTCGCTCGTGCTGTTCGTGCTCGGGTGGCTGTTCATGCTGCTGGCGATGGTCTTCGACATGCAGGAGAGCGAGGACCTCGAGGTCTTGCTGTACGACTGA
- a CDS encoding winged helix-turn-helix transcriptional regulator — MTSNTDRAQRVVDTVDLISKKWHPVIIHRLLEDGPLRFNELKERIEGISAKVLTDSLEDLTGNELVRRTVVSESPLRVEYELTDTGRELQGALEALAQWGDQYLDPDPDPVVLIVDDDPRLVNMHASWLEADHTVERAYDGEEAFRRLDDSVDVVLLDRRMPGVSGEDVLARVREWNLDCGVVMLSAVEPDFDIVDMGFDAYVAKPASREDVRETVTDVLAREVHDEPLRRYLALAAKESILRSEKSATELEASEDYDRLESRLRELESRLDDPTDAADDERLQAIVGNDA; from the coding sequence GTGACCAGCAACACAGATCGAGCACAGCGGGTCGTCGATACCGTCGACCTCATCTCGAAGAAATGGCATCCGGTGATCATCCACCGGCTCCTAGAGGACGGGCCGCTGCGGTTCAACGAGCTCAAGGAGCGCATCGAAGGCATCTCCGCGAAGGTCCTCACCGACAGCCTGGAGGACCTCACGGGGAACGAACTGGTACGGCGGACGGTGGTGAGCGAGTCGCCACTGCGCGTCGAGTACGAGCTCACCGACACGGGTCGGGAGTTACAGGGCGCGCTCGAGGCGCTTGCCCAGTGGGGCGATCAGTATCTCGACCCGGATCCGGATCCCGTCGTCCTGATCGTCGACGACGATCCCCGGCTCGTGAACATGCACGCGAGCTGGCTCGAGGCGGACCACACCGTCGAGCGGGCCTACGACGGCGAGGAGGCGTTCCGGCGGCTCGACGACTCGGTCGACGTCGTCCTGCTCGATCGCCGGATGCCCGGGGTGTCTGGCGAGGACGTCCTCGCGCGGGTCCGCGAGTGGAACCTCGACTGTGGCGTGGTGATGCTCTCGGCCGTCGAACCGGACTTCGACATCGTCGACATGGGATTCGACGCCTACGTCGCCAAACCGGCCTCCCGGGAGGACGTCCGCGAGACGGTCACCGACGTCCTCGCTCGCGAGGTCCACGACGAACCCCTCCGTCGATATCTGGCGCTCGCGGCCAAGGAGTCGATCCTTCGAAGCGAGAAGTCGGCGACCGAGCTTGAGGCCAGCGAGGACTATGATCGGCTCGAATCCCGTCTTCGGGAGCTCGAGTCCCGGCTCGACGATCCCACCGACGCGGCCGACGACGAGCGCCTCCAGGCCATCGTCGGCAACGACGCCTGA
- a CDS encoding LpxD N-terminal domain-containing protein has translation MTLTSTEIAEFVGAEHVGPEAMVTGVDALDSAGPDDLAFCIYDDPAYLRASDAGVVLCPPGLEPADDRTLVPTADPKLDFVKAANEFFVERPAETQVHPTAVVEEGATIGERTRIGPQVHVKDCVEVGDDCTVRAGAVLGSEGFGFAREPAGRLHRQIHQGRVIIEDDVEIGPNTSIDRAVFDETVVERGAKLSGQVHLAHQARIGRETTVAYGSGFAGGSAVGERATIHPHVSVATDVTVGDGAEVGMNAGVLSDVPDDTTVVGTPARPIQDQ, from the coding sequence GTGACGCTCACCTCAACGGAGATCGCCGAGTTCGTCGGCGCCGAACACGTCGGCCCCGAAGCGATGGTCACCGGCGTCGACGCGCTCGATTCCGCCGGCCCGGACGACCTCGCGTTCTGTATCTACGACGATCCTGCCTATCTTCGGGCCTCCGACGCCGGCGTGGTCCTCTGCCCGCCGGGCCTCGAGCCCGCCGACGACCGGACGCTCGTTCCGACGGCCGATCCCAAGCTCGACTTCGTGAAGGCCGCAAACGAGTTCTTCGTCGAGCGCCCCGCGGAGACGCAGGTCCACCCGACGGCGGTCGTCGAGGAGGGGGCGACGATCGGCGAACGGACCCGCATCGGCCCGCAGGTCCACGTCAAGGACTGTGTCGAGGTCGGCGACGACTGTACGGTCCGTGCGGGGGCCGTCCTCGGCAGCGAGGGGTTCGGGTTCGCGCGCGAACCGGCGGGTCGGCTGCACCGGCAGATACATCAGGGCCGCGTGATAATCGAGGACGACGTAGAGATCGGCCCGAACACGTCGATCGACCGGGCCGTCTTCGACGAGACGGTCGTCGAACGCGGTGCGAAACTGAGCGGCCAGGTCCACCTCGCCCATCAGGCCCGTATCGGCCGCGAGACGACCGTGGCCTACGGGTCGGGCTTCGCCGGCGGGTCGGCCGTCGGCGAGCGCGCGACGATCCACCCGCACGTGTCGGTCGCGACGGACGTGACGGTCGGCGACGGCGCCGAAGTCGGCATGAACGCGGGCGTCCTCTCGGACGTCCCGGACGACACGACGGTCGTCGGCACCCCCGCACGCCCCATCCAAGACCAATGA